One region of Syntrophobacter fumaroxidans MPOB genomic DNA includes:
- a CDS encoding NADH-quinone oxidoreductase subunit D — protein sequence MPKRFLAPVTEQIYTLNLGPQHPSTHGVLRVLLDLDGEFIVKADPVIGYGHRGHEKMGENRLFKQFLPNTSRLDYLSGFLFNHGYVLAVEKLAGIPVPPRAQFIRTICSEFNRIASHLLWFGTYVMDLGGFTPFLYAFDDRERILDILDWVTGSRLTYSYCRFGGVDRDIDTRFTDMARDFIKRLRSRWPDYHNLVTRNIIFIHRTRGVGVITPEQARQFGVTGPNLRACGIAFDTRKAEPYEVYDQFDFEIPVGSDGDALDRYRVRFEEMEQSLRIIEQALDRLPGGPFMNDSVPTRLKPPKGEVYFAFESARGQAAYYLVSDGTPSPYRCHIRVPSFGNLHVLTEVLRGTLVADAISILGSVDLVIPEIDR from the coding sequence ATGCCTAAACGTTTCCTAGCCCCCGTTACCGAACAGATTTACACCCTCAATCTTGGCCCCCAGCACCCGAGCACGCATGGCGTGCTCAGGGTTTTGCTCGATCTTGACGGGGAATTCATCGTCAAGGCCGATCCGGTGATCGGCTACGGCCACCGCGGGCACGAGAAGATGGGGGAAAACCGTCTCTTCAAGCAATTTCTGCCCAACACCAGCCGGCTCGATTACCTTTCGGGGTTTCTCTTCAACCACGGATATGTTCTGGCGGTGGAGAAGCTGGCCGGCATTCCGGTTCCCCCCCGGGCGCAGTTCATCCGCACGATCTGTTCCGAGTTCAACCGGATCGCCAGCCACCTGCTCTGGTTCGGGACCTACGTCATGGACCTGGGCGGGTTCACCCCGTTTCTGTACGCTTTCGACGACCGGGAACGGATCCTGGATATCCTCGACTGGGTGACCGGCTCGCGGCTCACCTATTCGTACTGCCGGTTCGGCGGCGTGGACCGGGACATCGACACCCGCTTCACGGACATGGCGAGGGATTTCATCAAGCGGCTGCGCAGCCGGTGGCCCGACTATCACAATCTGGTCACCAGGAACATCATTTTCATTCATCGCACCAGGGGCGTAGGGGTGATCACCCCCGAGCAGGCACGGCAATTCGGAGTGACGGGCCCCAATCTGCGCGCCTGCGGCATTGCGTTCGACACGCGCAAGGCCGAACCTTACGAAGTGTACGACCAGTTCGACTTCGAAATCCCGGTCGGTTCCGATGGCGATGCACTCGACCGGTACAGGGTCCGGTTCGAAGAGATGGAGCAGAGCCTGCGGATCATCGAACAGGCCCTCGATCGACTGCCGGGCGGTCCGTTCATGAACGATTCGGTTCCCACCCGGTTGAAGCCGCCCAAAGGGGAAGTCTACTTCGCATTCGAGAGCGCGCGGGGGCAGGCTGCTTACTACCTGGTGAGCGACGGTACCCCCAGCCCGTACCGGTGTCATATCCGCGTGCCGAGCTTTGGCAATCTCCACGTGCTCACGGAAGTTTTGCGCGGGACTCTGGTGGCGGATGCCATCTCGATCCTGGGCAGCGTGGACCTGGTGATCCCCGAGATCGACCGATAG
- a CDS encoding NADH-quinone oxidoreductase subunit 5 family protein, translating into MTELLKDPVLLAVVMGATLPFLAMAVILIFTRHNPRLSSFISIGAVTVSVCAALYLLYKLHGAGRPVQYQTEWLSSDTLVVPFGYLLDPLSLLMLAIVACISFLVQVYSIGYMAGDTGYSRYYAFQSLFAWAMMNMVIAPGMLQLFIFWELVGLASYLLIGFYYDKESASQAGKKAFVMTRLGDLGFFLGLIVLTLGFGNLGILDLNEAARTHQISQLLMTVSALLIFGGVIGKSAQFPLLTWLPDAMEGPTPVSALLHSATMVAAGVYMFSRIFPLFAASPDAMAMALAIGTATMLLSSTMAMVTYDIKQVWAYSTISQLGFMVMALAAGGYFAGVFHLTTHAGFKALLFLCSGIFIHEYHSNDMRLIGKGGGRRLVIPMACMTVGALALSGLPPFSGFFSKEAILGVLAAHPNKLWLAAGLLGALMTAYYSFRLIFFILFPRGGIETPHGHSQGHEHEAHAGGHGGLIFWAMAVPVMILATLTLFLGFFQSSIEHFLTGNAGRLAAAAHGAAQEAGKAAHDGHGAGHYVLLVFAVCMALGGLGWAWVEFGRKKAAQVGFLGRFPRMWDLFAERWYLDRLYRQFLDRGIYAGITSLFTRNDRRVIDGGIDGLCFFTVTGGRLFSFLQSGMLQYNLLVMIGGVGVVVLLFLV; encoded by the coding sequence ATGACTGAATTGCTTAAAGACCCGGTATTGTTGGCCGTAGTCATGGGAGCGACGCTTCCATTTCTGGCCATGGCGGTGATTCTGATCTTTACGCGCCATAACCCGCGCCTTTCGAGCTTCATCTCCATCGGCGCGGTGACCGTTTCCGTCTGCGCGGCGCTTTATCTCCTCTACAAGCTGCATGGGGCCGGCCGGCCCGTTCAATATCAGACCGAATGGCTTTCATCGGACACGCTGGTCGTTCCGTTCGGATACCTGCTGGACCCCCTGAGCCTCCTGATGCTCGCCATCGTGGCGTGCATCAGTTTCCTCGTGCAGGTCTATTCCATCGGGTACATGGCGGGGGACACCGGCTACAGCCGCTACTACGCCTTTCAGTCCCTGTTCGCATGGGCCATGATGAACATGGTGATCGCTCCGGGCATGCTCCAGTTGTTCATCTTCTGGGAACTGGTCGGGTTGGCGTCCTACCTCCTGATCGGCTTTTACTACGACAAGGAAAGCGCCTCCCAGGCCGGCAAGAAGGCTTTCGTGATGACCCGCCTGGGCGATCTCGGATTCTTCCTGGGCCTGATCGTTCTGACGCTCGGTTTCGGCAACCTCGGGATCCTGGACCTGAATGAGGCCGCTCGGACGCACCAGATCTCGCAACTGCTCATGACCGTTTCCGCTTTGCTCATCTTTGGGGGCGTGATCGGCAAAAGCGCTCAATTCCCGCTCCTCACCTGGTTGCCCGACGCGATGGAAGGTCCCACTCCGGTCAGCGCGCTGCTCCACTCCGCGACGATGGTGGCCGCGGGCGTGTATATGTTCAGCCGGATTTTTCCGCTTTTTGCGGCATCTCCCGATGCAATGGCCATGGCCCTTGCCATCGGCACGGCGACAATGCTGCTTTCCTCGACCATGGCCATGGTCACCTACGACATCAAACAGGTCTGGGCCTATTCCACCATCAGTCAACTGGGGTTCATGGTCATGGCTCTGGCTGCCGGCGGGTATTTCGCCGGAGTCTTTCACCTCACCACCCACGCGGGCTTCAAAGCCCTGCTGTTTCTTTGTTCCGGCATCTTCATTCACGAGTATCACAGCAACGACATGAGGCTGATCGGAAAGGGCGGAGGGCGACGGTTGGTGATCCCGATGGCGTGCATGACCGTCGGGGCGCTGGCGTTGTCCGGTCTGCCTCCGTTCTCCGGTTTTTTCAGCAAGGAGGCCATCCTGGGCGTGCTCGCCGCCCATCCCAATAAACTCTGGCTTGCGGCGGGGCTGCTCGGCGCCCTGATGACCGCCTATTACAGCTTCCGGCTGATCTTCTTCATTCTTTTCCCCCGGGGTGGAATCGAAACACCTCACGGTCACTCGCAAGGTCACGAACATGAGGCGCACGCGGGCGGGCACGGCGGGCTGATTTTCTGGGCCATGGCGGTACCCGTGATGATCCTGGCGACCCTTACCCTGTTCCTCGGCTTCTTCCAGAGTTCCATCGAGCATTTCCTGACCGGGAATGCCGGCCGGCTTGCGGCCGCCGCCCACGGGGCGGCCCAGGAAGCAGGAAAGGCGGCCCATGACGGCCACGGAGCCGGGCACTACGTCTTGCTCGTGTTCGCGGTCTGCATGGCTTTGGGCGGGCTTGGCTGGGCCTGGGTGGAGTTCGGCCGGAAGAAGGCCGCGCAGGTAGGTTTTCTCGGCCGGTTTCCCAGGATGTGGGATTTGTTTGCGGAACGCTGGTACCTGGATCGACTGTATCGGCAGTTCCTGGACAGAGGGATTTACGCCGGGATAACGAGCCTCTTCACCCGGAACGACCGGCGCGTGATCGACGGGGGCATCGACGGCCTGTGTTTCTTTACGGTGACCGGCGGGCGATTGTTCAGTTTTCTCCAGTCGGGCATGCTGCAGTACAACCTGTTGGTCATGATCGGCGGGGTAGGTGTCGTGGTTCTCCTGTTCCTCGTGTAG
- a CDS encoding complex I subunit 4 family protein, with product MTSMEMAHFPILSTILLSTVLGLLVILFIPADRPKLIKQVSLGFAGLGLVLCLWLYQAYDLQKGGLQFVERFLWVESLGIYYFNAVDGINLPMLLLTAVVLFTGVWTMWDLELRVKEFFALVFLLVAGVYGVFMSMDLFWIFVWYDVSLFPMYPLIAIWGSTRKEYGAMKLTLYLLAGSALILPGILYLWAQAGGVTFDLFELQKIGFSPFAQKLAFIFFYIGFGILAAVWPLHTWSPVGHVAAPTAVSMIHAGVLMKLGAYGILRLGMTLCPEGLAYWADLMALLGTVGIVYGAFVGLAQTDLKYVIGYSSVSHMGMVGLGLSTMTVNGINGAVFQMFAHGVMTALFFSAVGYIYDRTHTKMIPDLGGLSRTMPVASAFFIVAAFSGIGVPCMASFWAELLVFLSAVKTYPVRGILAVFGLVVSALFMLRVVQRTFYGERNERWAHIPDVPLFLATPRIILVSIIIFFGIFPKLMLDVIQSAVIPFVGSL from the coding sequence ATGACTTCCATGGAAATGGCCCATTTTCCCATCCTGTCGACGATTCTGCTGTCGACGGTGCTCGGTTTGCTGGTGATCCTGTTCATCCCGGCAGACCGTCCCAAACTGATCAAGCAAGTGAGCCTGGGGTTCGCGGGGCTGGGATTGGTGCTGTGCCTCTGGCTCTACCAGGCCTATGACTTGCAAAAAGGCGGCCTGCAATTCGTCGAGCGCTTCCTCTGGGTGGAAAGCCTGGGCATTTACTACTTCAACGCCGTGGACGGAATCAACCTGCCGATGTTGCTCCTGACCGCCGTGGTCCTCTTCACGGGAGTCTGGACCATGTGGGACCTGGAACTGCGCGTCAAGGAGTTTTTCGCCCTGGTCTTTCTCCTGGTGGCCGGAGTCTACGGCGTCTTCATGTCCATGGACCTGTTCTGGATTTTCGTCTGGTATGACGTTTCGCTCTTTCCCATGTATCCCCTGATCGCCATCTGGGGGAGCACTCGCAAAGAATACGGCGCCATGAAGCTCACCCTCTACCTGCTCGCGGGCAGCGCTCTGATCCTGCCCGGCATCCTGTACCTGTGGGCGCAGGCCGGGGGAGTCACGTTCGATCTGTTCGAGCTGCAGAAAATAGGCTTCAGCCCGTTCGCGCAGAAGCTCGCCTTCATCTTCTTCTATATCGGCTTCGGAATTCTCGCCGCCGTCTGGCCGCTCCATACCTGGTCTCCGGTTGGTCACGTGGCGGCTCCCACGGCGGTGAGCATGATCCATGCCGGCGTTCTGATGAAGCTGGGAGCCTACGGGATCCTTCGGCTGGGCATGACGCTGTGTCCCGAGGGCCTCGCGTACTGGGCGGATCTCATGGCCCTGCTCGGGACGGTGGGAATCGTGTACGGTGCCTTCGTCGGCCTGGCCCAAACCGACCTCAAGTATGTCATCGGCTATTCGAGCGTGTCGCACATGGGCATGGTCGGGCTGGGGCTTTCCACCATGACGGTCAACGGCATCAACGGAGCCGTTTTTCAGATGTTTGCCCACGGCGTGATGACGGCGCTCTTCTTCTCCGCCGTCGGCTATATCTACGATCGGACGCACACCAAGATGATCCCCGATTTGGGCGGTTTGTCCAGGACCATGCCCGTGGCTTCCGCCTTCTTTATCGTGGCGGCCTTCTCCGGCATCGGGGTTCCCTGCATGGCCAGCTTCTGGGCGGAGCTGCTGGTGTTTCTGTCCGCGGTGAAAACCTACCCGGTCCGCGGCATACTTGCGGTGTTCGGCCTGGTGGTGAGCGCCCTGTTCATGCTCCGCGTGGTGCAAAGGACGTTCTACGGGGAAAGGAACGAGCGTTGGGCTCACATCCCGGATGTTCCGCTGTTCCTGGCCACGCCCAGGATCATCCTGGTGAGTATCATCATCTTCTTCGGGATTTTCCCCAAACTCATGCTGGACGTCATTCAGAGTGCGGTGATCCCGTTTGTCGGCAGTCTGTAG
- a CDS encoding translation initiation factor 2 GTPase → MIHKLKKRRGIPAGPLRVIGSRAQRPGPAVETLEIVLKCDSFGTVEAVTTLLGKIGGREVEIKVIHSGVGDVTKNDILMALTGSRLVAGFNVGLAPRLEQWTKEHGVEVRLYNIVYTLAEDLGALARSLIQTEPEERILGRAKVIATFKSSRGSIIAGCEVLDGVLAHGRNFRVVKAMGPVFTSRIESLQVEKRPVREVRAGQQAGLKVTGFVDVRVGDYIECFDPPVGRRSSAWSPRGAVLRFDENA, encoded by the coding sequence AACGTCGAGGTATCCCTGCCGGCCCGCTGAGAGTGATCGGCAGTAGAGCTCAGCGGCCGGGGCCGGCCGTCGAGACCCTTGAAATCGTGCTGAAATGCGATTCCTTCGGGACCGTTGAGGCCGTTACGACGCTGTTGGGCAAAATCGGGGGACGGGAGGTCGAGATAAAGGTCATCCATTCCGGGGTGGGGGACGTCACGAAGAACGACATCCTGATGGCATTGACGGGAAGCAGGCTGGTGGCCGGCTTCAACGTCGGGCTTGCCCCCCGCCTGGAGCAGTGGACGAAGGAACACGGAGTCGAAGTCCGGCTCTACAACATTGTCTACACATTGGCGGAAGACCTCGGAGCGCTGGCCCGCAGCCTGATTCAAACCGAGCCGGAAGAGCGGATTCTCGGCCGGGCGAAGGTGATCGCCACGTTCAAGAGCAGCCGCGGGAGCATCATCGCAGGCTGTGAGGTGCTGGACGGCGTTCTGGCCCACGGCCGGAATTTCAGGGTCGTCAAGGCCATGGGGCCGGTCTTCACATCGCGGATCGAATCCCTGCAGGTGGAAAAGAGGCCCGTCAGGGAAGTAAGAGCGGGACAGCAGGCGGGACTCAAGGTGACGGGGTTCGTCGATGTCCGGGTCGGAGATTACATCGAGTGCTTCGATCCCCCCGTCGGCAGACGGAGCTCTGCCTGGAGCCCGCGCGGGGCGGTGCTGCGGTTCGATGAAAACGCCTGA
- the proC gene encoding pyrroline-5-carboxylate reductase yields MPDQKNFGFIGGGNMGEALIKGLLRASLCAAGHIHVFDVSPARLRDLESTYGVRCRTSAAEVADSAQAIFLAVKPQHMEPALDGIASHLSRSQLIISIAAGIPISMIADALPEGQPIIRVMPNTPALVLQGASALARGRHATDEHMDLALGLFRSVGTAVEVEEKLMDAVTGLSGSGPGYVLLIIESLIEAAVLLGLPRAVARELVLQTVSGTAGLVRETGRHPAELKDLITSPGGTTIRGLHVLEERGLRGALMSAVEAAALRSSELGKK; encoded by the coding sequence ATGCCGGATCAAAAGAATTTCGGTTTCATCGGCGGTGGAAACATGGGGGAAGCATTGATCAAGGGCCTCCTCCGCGCTTCCCTCTGCGCTGCCGGACACATCCACGTTTTCGATGTCAGCCCCGCCCGTCTGCGGGACCTCGAAAGCACTTACGGGGTCCGATGCCGGACCTCCGCGGCCGAGGTGGCCGATTCCGCCCAGGCGATCTTCCTCGCGGTAAAGCCGCAGCACATGGAACCAGCCCTCGACGGGATCGCCTCCCACCTCTCCCGCAGTCAGCTCATCATCTCCATCGCCGCCGGCATCCCCATCTCCATGATAGCCGATGCGCTCCCGGAGGGGCAGCCGATCATCCGGGTGATGCCGAACACTCCCGCGCTGGTTTTGCAGGGGGCTTCCGCACTCGCCCGGGGCCGTCACGCCACGGACGAACACATGGACCTTGCACTGGGCTTGTTTCGATCCGTCGGGACCGCGGTGGAGGTGGAGGAAAAGCTGATGGATGCCGTCACGGGACTGAGCGGCAGCGGTCCAGGGTATGTGCTTCTGATCATCGAGAGCCTGATCGAGGCCGCCGTGCTCCTTGGTCTTCCCCGAGCGGTGGCCCGGGAGCTGGTCCTTCAGACGGTCTCCGGCACGGCGGGTTTGGTGAGGGAAACCGGCAGGCACCCGGCAGAGCTCAAAGACCTCATCACCTCACCGGGCGGAACGACCATTCGCGGCCTGCACGTGCTTGAGGAGCGCGGCCTGCGGGGAGCGCTCATGAGCGCCGTCGAGGCCGCCGCCCTGCGATCTTCGGAGTTGGGGAAAAAGTAA
- a CDS encoding NADH-quinone oxidoreductase subunit C: protein MSKTADFCGELRGILGGEAISADDGYRTGVAFSVRVPMERLQEVAAACNAGGFYLETITALDFKDTKELVYHFNCYEPGSRFALRVLCGHDQTPPTISTIFASAGWLEREVHEFFGIQFAGSFDLRPLLLPEDAEFHPLRKTFGIVAAYRKRDEIYA, encoded by the coding sequence ATGTCCAAGACAGCCGATTTTTGCGGGGAATTGCGTGGTATTTTGGGCGGCGAGGCGATTTCTGCGGACGACGGGTACCGGACCGGGGTCGCTTTTTCCGTGAGGGTTCCGATGGAACGGCTTCAGGAGGTCGCGGCGGCCTGCAACGCCGGCGGATTCTACCTGGAAACGATCACCGCCCTCGATTTCAAGGACACCAAGGAACTCGTCTACCACTTCAACTGCTACGAACCCGGGTCCCGTTTCGCCCTGCGGGTCCTGTGCGGCCATGACCAAACCCCTCCGACGATCAGCACGATTTTCGCCTCCGCCGGATGGCTGGAACGGGAAGTCCATGAATTCTTCGGCATCCAGTTCGCCGGCAGCTTCGATCTCAGGCCGCTCCTGCTGCCTGAGGACGCGGAATTCCATCCGCTCAGGAAGACCTTCGGCATTGTAGCCGCCTATCGCAAACGGGATGAAATCTATGCCTAA
- a CDS encoding NADH-quinone oxidoreductase subunit A: MLPMQLKIDFLAVGLYLLAGIGFAVVPLIVSRLIVRRSRGARRDETYESGMETIGSAWIQFTVAYYIYALIFLAFDVDVLYLFPVALVYGKYGLRDLIEVMIFIGILSLAIVYAWRKGVFEWKSRTE, encoded by the coding sequence ATGCTTCCCATGCAATTGAAGATCGATTTTCTGGCTGTTGGGCTGTACCTGCTGGCGGGGATCGGATTTGCCGTGGTTCCGTTGATCGTTTCCAGGCTGATCGTCAGGCGGAGCCGTGGGGCCAGGCGGGACGAAACCTATGAAAGCGGGATGGAGACGATCGGGAGCGCATGGATTCAGTTCACGGTCGCCTACTACATTTATGCCTTGATCTTCCTGGCCTTCGACGTGGACGTGCTCTACCTGTTTCCGGTGGCGCTGGTGTACGGCAAGTACGGCCTCCGGGACCTGATCGAAGTGATGATATTCATAGGCATTTTATCGCTTGCGATCGTTTACGCCTGGCGCAAAGGAGTGTTCGAGTGGAAGAGCAGAACCGAGTAG
- the nuoH gene encoding NADH-quinone oxidoreductase subunit NuoH, with protein MGHEGGTEWVRLIVGLVIILAFSQLNALFLVWLERKVAGRIQLRPGPMEVGPHGLLQTIMDGIKLVGKELITPRSVDRKLFILAPVLVFMPVLVGFLVLPFGPGLILRDMNVGILLIFSFSTFTVLAILAGGWASNNKYALLGAIRSVGQNVAYEIPLLLTVMSVVLMVNSMRFSEIVAAQGRVWFIFLQPVAGLLYLICATAETNRAPFDIPEAESELVAGFHTEYTGMRFGLFFLAEYTNMFIVTAVATSLFFGGWHGPFGFDFGLPGVVWFLIKTYVLIFVIMWVRWTFPRIRFDQLMNFSWKFLIPVSLVNLVVTAVVLKLIDLN; from the coding sequence ATGGGACATGAAGGTGGAACGGAGTGGGTGCGGCTGATCGTGGGCCTCGTGATCATCCTGGCTTTTTCTCAGCTCAATGCCCTGTTTCTGGTCTGGCTGGAACGGAAAGTGGCTGGGCGCATCCAACTCAGGCCGGGCCCCATGGAGGTCGGTCCGCACGGCCTGCTGCAAACGATCATGGACGGCATCAAGCTGGTCGGCAAGGAGTTGATCACTCCGCGGTCGGTGGACAGGAAGCTCTTCATCTTGGCGCCGGTCCTGGTCTTCATGCCGGTCCTGGTGGGATTCCTCGTGCTTCCTTTCGGACCCGGGCTGATCCTGCGCGACATGAACGTCGGCATCCTCCTGATTTTCTCCTTTTCGACCTTCACCGTGCTGGCCATTCTTGCCGGCGGATGGGCTTCCAACAACAAGTACGCTCTGCTCGGCGCGATCCGGTCGGTGGGGCAGAACGTCGCCTACGAAATTCCCCTGTTGTTGACGGTCATGAGTGTCGTGCTGATGGTGAATTCCATGCGTTTCTCGGAAATCGTGGCAGCGCAGGGGCGTGTCTGGTTCATTTTCCTGCAACCCGTGGCGGGGTTGCTCTACCTGATTTGCGCGACCGCGGAGACCAACCGCGCGCCGTTCGACATCCCCGAAGCCGAATCCGAGCTCGTGGCGGGTTTCCACACCGAGTACACCGGGATGCGGTTCGGGCTCTTCTTCCTGGCGGAATACACGAACATGTTCATTGTCACCGCCGTTGCCACCAGCCTGTTCTTCGGCGGGTGGCACGGCCCGTTCGGCTTCGACTTCGGGCTTCCCGGGGTGGTGTGGTTCCTGATCAAGACTTACGTGCTCATTTTCGTGATCATGTGGGTGCGCTGGACTTTTCCCAGGATCCGCTTCGACCAGCTCATGAATTTCTCCTGGAAATTCCTGATTCCGGTGAGTCTCGTGAACCTGGTCGTGACTGCCGTGGTCCTGAAACTGATTGATCTGAACTGA
- a CDS encoding NuoI/complex I 23 kDa subunit family protein — MGNLKEILEGGWSLVEGMRVTFRRLLRPVVTVQYPREVVTLSPAFRGHIELKSFADTGTHKCIACGTCERMCPSNVIKVQGTKAQPKGAKVATHYVIDFTRCSLCGICVESCPTGTLQYSTEYELAGESRWDGVIDLMQRFEARRPQSL; from the coding sequence ATGGGCAATCTCAAAGAAATTCTTGAAGGCGGCTGGAGTCTGGTGGAGGGGATGCGGGTGACTTTCCGCCGGCTTCTGCGTCCGGTGGTCACCGTGCAGTATCCACGCGAGGTGGTGACTCTTTCGCCCGCCTTTCGGGGGCATATCGAGCTGAAGTCGTTCGCGGACACCGGGACTCACAAGTGTATCGCGTGCGGCACCTGCGAAAGGATGTGCCCGTCGAACGTGATCAAGGTCCAGGGAACGAAGGCCCAGCCCAAGGGAGCGAAAGTCGCGACGCATTATGTGATCGACTTTACCCGCTGCAGCCTGTGCGGGATATGCGTGGAAAGCTGTCCGACCGGTACGCTGCAGTATTCCACCGAGTACGAGTTGGCGGGAGAATCGAGGTGGGACGGGGTCATCGACCTGATGCAGAGGTTCGAGGCGCGCAGGCCCCAGTCCCTTTAA
- a CDS encoding NADH-quinone oxidoreductase subunit J family protein: MNVLTGMDAAAHAGFWIVVGLTLAGASFAVFPRNILHNVLGLILALSGIGGLYLSLGSFFMGLMQLLIYVGAICVAIVFAIMLSRPLHLEVPKREAPKVAMAVATSVVFLVAMVGVVLRTNWVPAVERGTDWSVEAIGDLLLTRYALVFEVISLILLIAIIGAIITAGFSRRLSS; encoded by the coding sequence ATGAATGTCTTGACTGGAATGGATGCGGCGGCCCACGCGGGGTTCTGGATCGTCGTCGGCCTGACTCTGGCGGGAGCCTCTTTCGCGGTGTTCCCGCGCAACATCCTCCACAACGTCCTCGGTCTCATCCTGGCCTTGTCCGGGATCGGCGGCCTCTATCTTTCGCTCGGCAGCTTCTTCATGGGGCTCATGCAGTTGCTCATTTACGTCGGAGCAATCTGCGTCGCCATTGTCTTCGCCATCATGCTCTCCCGCCCGCTGCACCTCGAGGTGCCCAAAAGAGAGGCGCCTAAAGTGGCCATGGCGGTAGCGACGAGCGTTGTCTTCCTGGTGGCCATGGTGGGCGTTGTCCTGAGGACCAACTGGGTGCCGGCCGTCGAGCGCGGAACGGATTGGTCGGTGGAAGCCATCGGGGACTTGCTGCTCACGCGTTACGCCCTCGTCTTCGAAGTCATTTCCTTGATTCTGCTGATCGCCATCATCGGTGCGATCATCACGGCCGGATTCAGCAGGAGGTTGAGTTCATGA
- the nuoK gene encoding NADH-quinone oxidoreductase subunit NuoK — MNTLTTYLVIAAVLFCLGLLGILQRRNLVGMLISLELMLNGANLNFMAFNRFLAPEPAVGQIIALIVMGLAAAEAAIGLSIIFALFRRMHSINVERAQELRG; from the coding sequence ATGAATACGCTGACCACGTACTTGGTGATTGCGGCCGTTCTGTTCTGCCTTGGGCTCCTCGGAATCCTGCAGCGCCGGAACCTTGTCGGGATGCTCATTTCCCTGGAGCTCATGTTGAACGGGGCCAATCTGAATTTCATGGCGTTCAACCGGTTCCTGGCGCCCGAACCCGCGGTCGGGCAGATCATCGCCCTGATCGTCATGGGGCTGGCCGCCGCCGAAGCGGCCATCGGACTGAGCATCATCTTTGCCCTGTTCCGCAGGATGCATTCGATCAACGTGGAACGCGCTCAGGAGTTGAGGGGATAG
- a CDS encoding NADH-quinone oxidoreductase subunit B translates to MEEQNRVAPEEPAIQFAVLEDILNLARANSLWPMTFGLACCAIEMMAAGASRFDLDRFGAGVFRPSPRQSDLMIVAGTISKKMGPAVQMLWDQMPNPKWCIAMGNCAISGGPFEYEGQYAIVPGAHLIVPVDIFIPGCPPRPEALIQGFLALGDKITGGEHRNYLRRFHRRGGTRK, encoded by the coding sequence GTGGAAGAGCAGAACCGAGTAGCACCGGAAGAGCCGGCCATCCAATTCGCCGTTCTGGAAGATATCCTCAATCTGGCGAGAGCCAACTCTCTGTGGCCCATGACTTTCGGCCTGGCGTGCTGTGCCATCGAGATGATGGCCGCCGGGGCTTCCCGTTTTGACCTGGATCGTTTCGGAGCGGGTGTTTTCCGGCCTTCACCCCGCCAATCCGACTTGATGATCGTGGCGGGAACGATCTCCAAGAAGATGGGGCCGGCCGTTCAGATGCTGTGGGATCAGATGCCCAACCCCAAGTGGTGCATCGCCATGGGCAACTGTGCCATCTCCGGAGGGCCGTTCGAGTACGAAGGGCAGTACGCCATCGTTCCCGGCGCCCATCTGATCGTACCGGTGGACATTTTCATTCCCGGGTGTCCGCCTCGGCCGGAGGCGCTCATTCAGGGGTTTTTGGCCTTGGGGGACAAGATAACCGGGGGCGAGCACAGAAACTACCTGAGACGATTTCATCGCCGTGGAGGAACGAGGAAGTGA